From Pseudarthrobacter defluvii, the proteins below share one genomic window:
- a CDS encoding ArsR/SmtB family transcription factor → MLPSSTPTSWPLPGRGPGQSGSRTGCCPPAAPSLGAAEANDRAAVFKALADPNRLRLLSIVKGAQGGEACVCDLTDPLDLTQPTVSHHLKILVDAGLLHREKRGTWAYFSLVPGALERTAGLLETL, encoded by the coding sequence ATGCTCCCCTCCTCTACGCCTACCAGCTGGCCGCTCCCAGGTAGAGGGCCAGGTCAAAGCGGTTCCCGCACCGGCTGCTGCCCGCCGGCAGCGCCCAGCCTGGGCGCTGCCGAGGCGAACGACAGGGCGGCGGTCTTCAAAGCCCTTGCCGACCCGAACCGGCTGCGGCTGCTGTCCATCGTCAAAGGCGCCCAAGGCGGCGAAGCCTGCGTCTGCGACCTCACCGATCCACTGGATCTCACCCAGCCGACCGTTTCCCACCACCTGAAGATCCTCGTCGACGCCGGCCTGCTGCACCGCGAAAAACGCGGAACCTGGGCCTACTTCTCACTCGTCCCCGGCGCCCTCGAGCGCACCGCAGGACTGCTGGAGACCCTGTGA
- a CDS encoding GNAT family N-acetyltransferase, with product MTPPVPTGASVRPMFREDWPDVRDIYQAGIDTGQATFDSVAPDWDRFDTSWLPGHRFVAATREDQFFGWAAASAASARPAYSGVVEHFVYIAAAARGMGMGIGKALLETLIKSTESHGIGTIQASVFPENEASLRLHFLHRRTPATHRPDGPRSTERAVA from the coding sequence GTGACCCCACCAGTTCCGACGGGCGCCTCCGTTCGCCCCATGTTCCGGGAGGATTGGCCGGACGTCCGGGACATATACCAGGCGGGAATCGACACCGGCCAAGCCACCTTCGACTCCGTTGCACCCGACTGGGACCGGTTCGACACTTCCTGGCTTCCCGGCCATCGGTTTGTCGCCGCAACGCGGGAAGACCAATTCTTCGGGTGGGCTGCTGCCTCCGCCGCCTCAGCCCGCCCCGCGTACTCCGGCGTGGTCGAACACTTCGTGTACATAGCCGCTGCTGCCCGCGGTATGGGTATGGGCATTGGCAAAGCCCTCCTTGAAACGCTTATCAAGTCCACCGAGAGCCATGGCATCGGGACTATCCAGGCCAGCGTCTTCCCCGAGAACGAAGCCAGCCTCAGACTCCACTTTCTCCATCGTCGGACGCCGGCAACGCATCGCCCGGATGGCCCACGGTCCACTGAACGGGCAGTGGCGTGA
- a CDS encoding YnfA family protein, whose translation MTIAKTTLLFILAAAAEIGGAWLVWQSVREGKDWWWAGLGVIALGIYGFAATLQPDAHFGRILAAYGGVFVAGSLLWGMAFDGFRPDRWDVAGSAICLLGVAVIMFAPRNAG comes from the coding sequence GTGACTATCGCGAAGACCACCCTGCTGTTCATTCTTGCCGCCGCCGCCGAGATCGGCGGCGCCTGGCTGGTCTGGCAGTCCGTCCGGGAAGGCAAGGACTGGTGGTGGGCCGGACTGGGCGTCATCGCCCTCGGTATTTACGGTTTCGCAGCGACATTGCAGCCGGACGCGCACTTCGGCCGAATACTAGCCGCCTACGGCGGGGTGTTCGTAGCCGGGTCACTGCTGTGGGGCATGGCCTTTGACGGTTTCCGACCCGACAGGTGGGATGTTGCCGGCTCGGCGATCTGCCTGCTCGGGGTAGCCGTGATCATGTTCGCGCCCCGAAACGCAGGCTGA